One Benincasa hispida cultivar B227 chromosome 5, ASM972705v1, whole genome shotgun sequence genomic window carries:
- the LOC120078445 gene encoding expansin-like A2: protein MAWFIGYLFLLLVSSTTACDRCVYQSKASHLYNTPTSYGGACGYGNLALEFSNGFFAAGVPSLYKQGAGCGACYQVRCKNRRLCNTVGTKVVVTDQNNDNVTDLVLSKRAFFTMALNGKGGDLLNLGVIDVEYKRVPCEYKNRTLLVRVEESSYNPFYLAIKFLYQSGQTEMVAVDIAQAGTSNWSHMKRNYGAVWETNDIPEGALQLRMVVTSGYDGKWIWAKSVLPTNWKTGMIYDTGVLINDVAKESCPPWQCGDGQWK, encoded by the exons atGGCTTGGTTTATTGGttatctttttctccttctcgtCTCTTCTACCACGGCTTGTGATCGTTGTGTTTATCAATCTAAAGCTAGCCACCTCTACAACACGCCTACTTCat ATGGAGGAGCATGTGGTTATGGCAACTTAGCTTTGGAATTCTCTAATGGCTTCTTTGCTGCTGGTGTACCTTCCCTTTACAAACAAGGAGCTGGTTGTGGAGCTTGCTACcaa GTAAGGTGCAAAAATAGAAGGTTGTGCAACACAGTAGGGACTAAAGTGGTGGTAACAGATCAAAATAATGATAATGTAACGGATCTTGTTCTTAGTAAAAGGGCATTCTTCACAATGGCTCTCAATGGCAAAGGTGGAGACTTGTTGAATCTTGGAGTTATTGATGTAGAATACAAGAG GGTGCCTTGTGAATACAAAAATAGGACTTTGTTAGTGCGAGTGGAAGAATCAAGTTACAACCCATTTTACTTGGCCATTAAATTCTTGTACCAAAGTGGCCAAACAGAAATGGTAGCTGTGGACATAGCTCAAGCTGGTACCTCTAATTGGAGCCATATGAAAAGAAATTATGGAGCTGTTTGGGAAACTAACGACATACCCGAAGGAGCATTGCAACTAAGGATGGTTGTGACTTCGGGATACGACGGAAAGTGGATTTGGGCAAAATCTGTACTTCCTACTAATTGGAAAACTGGAATGATTTATGATACTGGGGTTCTAATCAACGATGTTGCTAAGGAGAGTTGCCCTCCTTGGCAATGTGGTGATGGGCAATGGAAATGA
- the LOC120078580 gene encoding expansin-like A2, translated as MAWFLSFLFLFFISSASACDRCVFQSKASHLYESPTTYGGACGYGNLALQFSNGFFAAAVPSLYKQGAGCGACYQVRCKNRRLCNTVGTKVVLTDQNNDNVTDLVLSPKAFFTMALNGKGSDLLNLGVVDVEYKRVPCEYPNRNLFVRVEESSYNPFKLAIKYFYQGGQTDMVAVDIAQVGTSDWSHMKRSYGAVWETDNVPEGALQLRMVVTSGYDGKWVWAKSVLPANWRAGMIYDTGVQINDIAKESCPPWQCGDAQWK; from the exons ATGGCTTGGTTTCTTagctttctctttctctttttcatcTCTTCTGCTAGTGCTTGTGATCGATGTGTTTTCCAATCTAAAGCTAGCCATCTTTACGAATCACCTACAACat ATGGGGGAGCATGTGGTTATGGAAACTTGGCATTGCAGTTCTCTAATGGCTTCTTTGCAGCTGCTGTGCCTTCTCTTTATAAACAAGGAGCTGGTTGTGGGGCTTGCTATCAA GTAAGGTGCAAAAATAGAAGGCTTTGCAATACAGTAGGAACTAAGGTGGTATTGACCGATCAAAATAATGACAATGTAACAGACCTTGTTCTTAGTCCAAAGGCTTTCTTTACTATGGCTCTCAATGGTAAAGGTTCAGATCTTTTGAATCTTGGAGTGGTTGATGTTGAATACAAGAG GGTGCCATGTGAATATCCAAATAGAAATTTGTTTGTGAGAGTGGAAGAATCAAGTTACAATCCATTCAAGTTGGCAATAAAATACTTCTACCAAGGTGGCCAAACAGACATGGTTGCTGTTGATATTGCTCAAGTTGGGACCTCAGATTGGAGCCATATGAAGAGAAGTTATGGAGCTGTTTGGGAAACAGACAATGTACCTGAAGGTGCATTACAGTTGAGAATGGTGGTTACTTCTGGATACGATGGAAAATGGGTTTGGGCAAAGTCCGTACTTCCTGctaattggagagctgggaTGATCTATGATACTGGTGTTCAAATCAACGACATTGCCAAAGAGAGTTGCCCTCCTTGGCAATGTGGTGATGCACAATGGAAATaa